A DNA window from Allokutzneria albata contains the following coding sequences:
- a CDS encoding ATP-binding protein translates to MSDLLRAPAELKYAEELDWLESIDDNPKPFAWRLSPKMVRLFVLGSERSDGLDREIPQKWFGDRSFVERSIVTLASDRGLLLIGDPGTGKSWLAELLAAAISRNSTLVVQGTAGTTEDHVKYSWNVSMVIAKGQSRESMIPSPIMTAMETGAIGRFEELTRSTSDVQDALISILSEKYISVPELDSDNIVFAKPGFSVIATANSRDRGVNDLSSALKRRFNFVRIPVVTNKKAEAEIVRFRTEELLRRHQIELEVPPTLLDVLLRSFGDLRASAAAASSDDEKLESALSTAEQIGVLEDAILHGDFFGDRTLTARALASSLVGSLARREPEDLAILNKYLHGVVEPRSKEEGGAWPEFLDGGRDAIATLS, encoded by the coding sequence ATGTCCGACCTGTTGCGCGCCCCCGCCGAGCTCAAGTACGCCGAGGAGCTGGACTGGCTGGAGTCGATCGACGACAACCCCAAGCCGTTCGCCTGGCGGCTGTCCCCGAAGATGGTGCGGCTGTTCGTCCTGGGTTCGGAGCGCTCCGACGGCCTCGACCGGGAGATCCCGCAGAAGTGGTTCGGCGACCGCAGTTTCGTCGAGCGCTCCATCGTGACGCTGGCCTCCGACCGCGGCCTGCTGCTCATCGGTGACCCGGGGACCGGCAAGAGCTGGCTGGCCGAGCTGCTGGCGGCCGCGATCTCCCGCAACTCCACCCTGGTCGTGCAGGGCACCGCGGGCACGACCGAGGACCACGTCAAGTACTCGTGGAACGTGTCCATGGTGATCGCCAAGGGGCAGTCGCGGGAGTCGATGATCCCCTCGCCGATCATGACCGCGATGGAGACCGGGGCGATCGGCCGCTTCGAGGAGCTGACCCGCTCCACTTCCGACGTGCAGGACGCGCTGATCTCGATCCTGTCCGAGAAGTACATCTCCGTGCCGGAGCTGGACAGCGACAACATCGTCTTCGCCAAGCCCGGCTTCTCGGTCATCGCGACCGCCAACAGCCGCGACCGCGGGGTCAACGACCTGTCGTCGGCGCTGAAGCGGCGGTTCAACTTCGTGCGCATCCCGGTGGTGACGAACAAGAAGGCCGAGGCGGAGATCGTCCGCTTCCGCACCGAGGAACTGCTGCGCCGCCACCAGATCGAGCTGGAGGTGCCGCCGACGCTGCTGGACGTGCTGCTGCGCAGCTTCGGCGACCTGCGCGCGTCGGCGGCCGCGGCGAGCAGCGACGACGAGAAGCTGGAGTCCGCGCTGTCCACGGCCGAGCAGATCGGCGTGCTGGAGGACGCAATCCTGCACGGGGACTTCTTCGGCGACCGCACGCTGACCGCCCGCGCGCTCGCGTCCTCGCTCGTCGGCTCGCTGGCCCGGCGCGAACCGGAGGACCTGGCGATCCTCAACAAGTACCTGCACGGCGTCGTCGAGCCGCGCAGCAAGGAGGAGGGCGGGGCCTGGCCGGAGTTCCTCGACGGCGGCCGCGACGCGATTGCCACCCTTTCATGA
- a CDS encoding glycosyltransferase, which yields MKIVIAAVGSTGDVAPYTGLAAHLIDQGHDVAIATQELFADMVRGCGAEFRLIPGDIQAAMASEDGEELQRGGGGLRGMLANLRLARTLVEVVGEGMITATEDADVLLLNRGTMFHGYLLAKARGIRGYSLELFPMLPTTEFSLGEPTNSLVAKAFHWLVDQVVSRVRTPVDSALRDFQKRIGLKPSGLAPVYDAAVADLSWPVLHGYSPTLLPRPHDWRENSDVVGYWWPHRSPDWQPPADLVDFLDAGPAPVFVGFGSMSPGKGEPLSELVLEALPPGTRAVFQTGWAGLSAHGDDVLTVDHVPHDWLFPRMAAVVHHGGAGTTGAGLRAGVPTVSVPVLGDQPFWSRRLEKIGTSPGWIPAAELTTAGLGKLVRRAVAEPYYRKKAKQIAESVNSEDAFGHVAKALENG from the coding sequence GTGAAGATCGTGATCGCCGCGGTCGGTTCGACCGGGGACGTCGCGCCCTACACCGGGCTGGCCGCCCACCTGATCGACCAGGGACACGACGTCGCCATCGCCACGCAGGAGCTGTTCGCGGACATGGTGCGCGGCTGCGGCGCGGAGTTCCGGCTCATCCCCGGTGACATCCAGGCCGCGATGGCCTCCGAGGACGGCGAGGAACTGCAGCGCGGCGGCGGTGGGCTGCGCGGGATGCTCGCCAACCTGCGCCTGGCGCGCACGCTCGTCGAGGTGGTCGGCGAAGGGATGATCACCGCGACCGAGGACGCCGATGTGCTGCTGCTCAACCGCGGCACCATGTTCCACGGCTACCTGCTGGCCAAGGCCAGAGGCATCCGCGGTTACAGCCTCGAACTGTTCCCGATGCTGCCCACCACCGAGTTCTCCCTCGGCGAGCCGACGAACAGCTTGGTGGCCAAGGCTTTCCACTGGCTCGTCGACCAGGTGGTCTCGCGGGTGCGCACCCCGGTCGACTCGGCGCTGCGGGACTTCCAGAAGCGGATCGGCCTGAAGCCCTCGGGGCTGGCGCCGGTCTACGACGCCGCCGTGGCCGACCTGAGCTGGCCGGTGCTGCACGGCTACAGCCCGACCCTGCTGCCGCGGCCGCACGACTGGCGGGAGAACTCCGACGTCGTCGGCTACTGGTGGCCGCACCGCTCGCCGGACTGGCAGCCGCCCGCCGATCTGGTCGACTTCCTCGACGCGGGGCCCGCGCCGGTCTTCGTCGGCTTCGGCAGCATGAGCCCGGGCAAGGGGGAACCGCTGTCGGAGCTGGTGCTCGAAGCCTTGCCGCCGGGCACGCGCGCGGTGTTCCAGACGGGGTGGGCCGGGCTGTCCGCGCACGGGGATGACGTGCTCACGGTGGACCACGTGCCGCACGACTGGCTCTTCCCGCGCATGGCCGCGGTCGTGCACCACGGCGGCGCGGGCACCACCGGGGCCGGGCTGCGCGCGGGCGTGCCCACCGTCTCGGTTCCGGTGCTCGGCGACCAGCCGTTCTGGTCGCGGCGCCTGGAAAAGATCGGCACGAGTCCGGGATGGATTCCTGCAGCCGAATTGACCACGGCCGGTCTCGGAAAACTCGTCCGGCGCGCCGTGGCGGAGCCGTACTATCGAAAGAAAGCGAAGCAGATCGCGGAGAGCGTGAATTCCGAAGACGCCTTCGGACATGTGGCCAAGGCATTGGAGAACGGGTAG
- a CDS encoding ABC transporter ATP-binding protein — protein sequence MLGLVLSLLTTAAGLATPMVTKWVLDSVGSAASLVQPIAVLLGVLVFSSAVRYWQWVLLGSLAERVVLEARRSMIRRLFRVSVGGLAKWPTGELVTRVTSDTLLLREAASSSVIGLVNGTIMLVGTLVMMAVLDLVLLASTLAAVLVIIVLFSTVMPAIAKAQERAQDSIGRLGGLLEGTLRAVRTVKASRAEGRQADRVLADAEESTEHSIRAVRKEATASGISNSGLQFAIILVLGVGGWRVNLGLLETSSLIAFLLYAFQLVDPLTELTHNISTLQSGVVAASRIRELDALEVEESVERRTETGAESTVDLSRPILALRGVTAAYGPGLEPVLSGIDIDIPRYGHTAVVGPSGAGKSTLFALVLRFLEPRSGLILLDGRPYSGYSHDEIRRRLAYVEQETPVVPGTIRDNLLFTHPDASEAEIHRALRRVRLEDVIDALPHGLDTPLSSSSVSGGQRQRIALARAILRPSDVLLLDEATAQVDGLTESAIHDFITRRARHGAVVTIAHRLSTVVDADTILLLENGKVRARGTHVQLLRTDALYAELVKALHIPADFEEGAHRARVGAKLR from the coding sequence GTGCTGGGACTGGTGCTGTCGCTGCTGACGACGGCGGCCGGGCTGGCGACGCCGATGGTCACCAAGTGGGTGCTGGACTCGGTCGGTTCCGCTGCGTCACTGGTCCAGCCGATCGCGGTGCTGCTGGGCGTGCTCGTGTTCAGCTCGGCGGTGCGGTATTGGCAGTGGGTCCTGCTCGGTTCCCTCGCTGAGCGCGTCGTGCTGGAAGCGCGGCGCTCGATGATCCGGCGGCTGTTCCGGGTCTCGGTGGGCGGGCTGGCGAAATGGCCGACCGGGGAGCTGGTCACCCGCGTCACCTCGGACACGCTGCTGCTGCGGGAAGCCGCGTCCAGCAGCGTGATCGGGCTGGTCAACGGGACGATCATGCTGGTGGGCACGCTGGTGATGATGGCGGTGCTCGACCTGGTCCTGCTCGCCTCCACGCTGGCGGCGGTGCTGGTGATCATCGTCCTGTTCAGCACGGTGATGCCGGCGATCGCCAAGGCCCAGGAACGCGCCCAGGACTCGATCGGCAGGCTCGGCGGTCTGTTGGAGGGCACCCTCCGCGCGGTGCGCACGGTCAAGGCCAGTCGCGCCGAGGGCAGGCAGGCCGACCGGGTGCTCGCCGACGCCGAGGAGTCGACCGAGCACAGCATTCGCGCGGTGCGCAAGGAGGCCACGGCCTCGGGCATCTCCAACTCCGGGTTGCAGTTCGCGATCATCCTGGTGCTCGGGGTCGGCGGCTGGCGGGTGAACCTCGGGCTGCTGGAGACCTCCAGCCTGATCGCCTTCCTGCTCTACGCCTTCCAGCTGGTCGACCCGCTGACCGAGCTGACCCACAACATCAGCACCCTGCAGTCCGGCGTGGTCGCGGCCTCGCGCATCCGGGAGCTGGACGCGCTGGAGGTCGAGGAGTCCGTCGAGCGCAGGACCGAGACCGGGGCGGAGTCCACAGTGGACCTGAGCCGTCCCATCCTGGCGCTGCGCGGGGTGACCGCGGCCTACGGTCCCGGGCTGGAGCCGGTGCTCAGCGGGATCGACATCGACATCCCCCGCTACGGGCACACGGCCGTCGTCGGTCCCTCCGGTGCGGGCAAGAGCACGCTGTTCGCGCTGGTGCTGCGGTTCCTGGAGCCCCGGTCCGGACTGATCCTGCTCGACGGGAGGCCGTACTCGGGCTACAGCCACGACGAGATCCGCCGCCGCCTCGCCTACGTGGAACAGGAAACCCCGGTGGTTCCCGGCACGATCAGGGACAACCTGCTGTTCACCCATCCCGACGCGAGCGAGGCCGAGATCCACCGGGCGCTGCGCCGGGTGCGGCTGGAGGACGTGATCGACGCGCTGCCGCATGGGCTGGACACGCCGCTGTCCTCCTCGTCGGTCTCCGGTGGGCAGCGGCAGCGGATCGCGTTGGCGCGGGCGATCCTGCGGCCGTCGGACGTGCTGTTGCTGGACGAGGCCACAGCGCAGGTCGACGGGCTGACCGAGTCCGCGATCCACGACTTCATCACCCGGCGCGCCCGGCACGGCGCCGTGGTGACCATCGCCCATCGACTGTCCACGGTGGTCGATGCGGACACGATTCTCTTGCTGGAGAACGGAAAGGTGCGTGCGAGGGGCACGCACGTGCAGCTGCTGCGCACCGACGCGCTCTACGCGGAGCTGGTGAAGGCGTTGCACATCCCCGCCGACTTCGAGGAAGGAGCCCACCGTGCGCGTGTTGGTGCAAAGCTACGGTAG
- a CDS encoding cytochrome P450 codes for MDIREDNSLAVAAATDVFAALHEPGVRADPYPLLASLRERSPYPMADGRTVLVGRYADAETILRDGTLTPFQGLDAVDHQRLRRLVGKAFTPRAIAVLAPRITEIIDGVLTAAEERGTLDVAEDLAYPLPVTIISEWLGVPTADSALLRHWSSLLTRTFDFDVTAGERGRIERASAEFDDYFRELIEHRRRQPGEDLLSRLVQVEEQGEALSSRELLSTVGTLLVAGHETTTNLISNGVLALLRNPGEFARLRADPRLSAAVVEETLRYDPPVQLVWRITAEPTVVGEVPVGAGEWVLVLVGAANRDPERYADPDTFRLDRGKPDHLGFSLGPHYCLGASLARLEGSLVFDAVARRLGDAELDPDSLRYRRHVTFRGPERLVVSMRR; via the coding sequence ATGGACATCCGCGAGGACAATTCGCTTGCCGTCGCCGCCGCGACGGACGTGTTCGCCGCGCTGCACGAGCCCGGTGTGCGGGCCGACCCGTACCCGCTGCTGGCCTCGCTGCGCGAACGCTCGCCGTACCCGATGGCCGACGGCAGGACCGTGCTCGTGGGCCGCTACGCCGACGCCGAGACGATCCTGCGCGACGGCACGCTCACCCCGTTCCAGGGCCTGGACGCGGTGGACCACCAGCGGCTGCGGCGCCTGGTCGGCAAGGCGTTCACGCCGCGGGCGATCGCGGTGCTGGCGCCGAGGATCACCGAGATCATCGACGGCGTGCTCACCGCGGCCGAGGAACGCGGGACCCTCGACGTGGCCGAGGACCTCGCCTACCCGCTGCCGGTGACGATCATCAGCGAGTGGCTGGGCGTCCCGACCGCCGACAGCGCGCTGCTTCGGCACTGGTCCAGCCTGCTGACCAGGACCTTCGACTTCGACGTCACGGCGGGGGAGCGCGGGCGGATCGAGCGGGCGAGCGCGGAGTTCGACGACTACTTCCGCGAGCTGATCGAGCACCGGCGGCGGCAGCCCGGCGAGGACCTGCTGTCCCGGCTGGTCCAGGTCGAGGAGCAGGGTGAGGCGCTGTCCTCGCGGGAGCTGCTGTCCACGGTGGGCACGCTGCTGGTGGCCGGGCACGAGACCACGACGAACCTGATCTCCAACGGCGTGCTGGCGCTGCTGCGCAACCCCGGCGAGTTCGCCCGGCTGCGCGCCGACCCGAGGCTGAGCGCGGCCGTGGTGGAGGAGACCCTGCGCTACGACCCGCCGGTGCAGCTGGTCTGGCGGATCACGGCGGAGCCCACGGTCGTCGGCGAGGTGCCGGTGGGCGCGGGCGAATGGGTGCTGGTGCTGGTCGGGGCGGCGAACCGGGACCCGGAGCGCTACGCCGACCCGGACACCTTCCGGCTGGACCGGGGCAAGCCGGACCACCTGGGCTTCTCGCTCGGGCCGCACTACTGCCTCGGCGCCAGCCTGGCCCGGCTGGAGGGCAGCCTGGTCTTCGACGCCGTCGCCAGGCGGCTCGGGGACGCGGAACTGGACCCGGACTCGCTGCGCTACCGGCGGCACGTGACGTTCCGGGGCCCGGAAAGGCTCGTGGTCTCGATGCGGCGCTGA
- a CDS encoding VWA domain-containing protein — MTHHDNRRQVLYWRLLARLFDHEEQATLESSSLAVVEDIGLPPTLLDPQVSVDSVVQRHPELAAEFDGLMTPDPGAERDNEAEVRRAALVSKVLLNVFASGSGSVSAEQLARWQADAGRLERALGHEAGDLRAGRGSSPGLDLGSLEADLVKRMHLREVLADPTLAARLTPSMSLIEQLLRDKDNLSGVALANAKNLIRRYVDEVAEVLRTQVEKATVGALDRSIPPKRVFRNLDLDRTIWKNLTNWSPEEERLYVDRLYYRHTTRRTTPQRLIVVVDQSGSMVDSMVNCTILASIFAGLPKVDVHLIAYDTRALDLTPWVRDPFETLLRTNLGGGNDGPVAMAMARPKITEPRNTVMVWISDFYEFDRSQPLFEGIEAVHRSGVRFIPVGSVTSSGRQEVNPWFRERFKALGTPVVSGHITKLVRELKTLLT, encoded by the coding sequence ATGACCCACCACGACAACCGCCGCCAGGTCCTGTACTGGCGGCTGCTGGCCCGGCTCTTCGACCACGAGGAGCAGGCGACGCTGGAATCGTCGAGCCTCGCCGTCGTCGAGGACATCGGGCTGCCGCCGACCCTGCTGGACCCGCAGGTCTCCGTGGACTCGGTCGTGCAGCGCCACCCCGAACTGGCCGCCGAGTTCGACGGACTGATGACGCCGGACCCCGGCGCGGAGCGGGACAACGAGGCCGAGGTGCGCCGCGCCGCGCTGGTGTCGAAGGTGTTGCTCAACGTCTTCGCCTCCGGCTCCGGCTCGGTCTCCGCGGAACAGCTGGCGCGGTGGCAGGCCGACGCGGGCCGGCTGGAGCGCGCGCTGGGCCACGAGGCCGGGGACCTGCGCGCCGGTCGGGGTTCCTCCCCCGGTCTTGACCTCGGTTCGCTGGAGGCCGACCTCGTCAAGCGCATGCACCTGCGCGAGGTGCTGGCCGATCCCACGCTCGCCGCGAGGCTCACCCCGAGCATGTCGCTGATCGAGCAACTGTTGCGGGACAAGGACAACCTCTCCGGCGTGGCGCTGGCCAACGCCAAGAACCTGATCCGCCGCTACGTCGACGAGGTCGCCGAGGTGCTGCGCACGCAGGTGGAGAAGGCGACCGTGGGCGCGCTGGACCGCTCGATCCCGCCGAAGCGGGTGTTCCGCAACCTCGACCTCGACCGGACGATCTGGAAGAACCTCACCAACTGGAGCCCGGAGGAGGAACGGCTCTACGTCGACCGCCTCTACTACCGGCACACCACGCGCAGGACCACGCCGCAGCGGCTGATCGTGGTCGTGGACCAGTCCGGGTCGATGGTCGACTCGATGGTGAACTGCACCATCCTGGCGTCCATCTTCGCCGGGCTGCCAAAGGTGGACGTGCACCTGATCGCCTACGACACCCGGGCGCTCGACCTCACGCCGTGGGTGCGCGACCCGTTCGAGACCCTGCTGCGCACCAACCTCGGCGGCGGCAACGACGGCCCCGTTGCCATGGCCATGGCCCGCCCGAAGATCACCGAGCCGCGGAACACGGTGATGGTGTGGATCTCGGACTTCTACGAGTTCGACCGCTCCCAGCCGTTGTTCGAGGGGATCGAGGCGGTCCACCGCTCCGGGGTCAGGTTCATCCCGGTCGGCTCGGTGACCAGCTCCGGCCGCCAGGAGGTCAACCCCTGGTTCCGGGAGCGGTTCAAGGCGCTGGGAACACCGGTGGTCTCCGGCCACATCACCAAGCTCGTCCGCGAACTCAAGACGTTGCTCACCTGA
- a CDS encoding glycosyltransferase yields MRVLVQSYGSRGDVEPYLALSCALNAAGHEAVLCAPEKFGSWISGLGVEFAPSTNAQTDMLAHPLIREIIEDNGKVKGSRADRQRKRRGLKEIKAQLLDEVLPTMMNDVKNAADDRVDLVVYRDLHAHYVAEWLGVPAVLTSLEADVVPSRYYPSGLVPAGMKLPKPLNLLSHKISDVLVRSSVVTRRTSRWRAAELGLPSRRGQSNMLAAPGGGPVTVLNALSAHLAPPAPDWPKWVHTTGFWELPTDPAWTPPRELERFLAEGEPPVFVGFGSIAGADPREKGRIVRAAIAAAGVRAVVVEGDGGVVIDEPDHNILVLQSVPYGWLLPRVRAAVHAGGTGTTHAVTAAGIPQLVVPFYNEQGEWGRQLSALGAAPEPVRQRDLTVDRLTAALRKIAQDERIASTARELGERVRAEDGTGTAVALLERVHHRTKEAV; encoded by the coding sequence GTGCGCGTGTTGGTGCAAAGCTACGGTAGTCGCGGTGACGTCGAGCCCTACCTCGCGCTCTCCTGCGCCCTGAACGCCGCCGGGCACGAGGCGGTGCTGTGCGCGCCGGAGAAGTTCGGCTCGTGGATCTCCGGGCTGGGCGTCGAGTTCGCCCCGAGCACCAACGCGCAGACGGACATGCTCGCGCACCCGCTCATCCGCGAGATCATCGAGGACAACGGCAAGGTCAAGGGCTCCCGCGCGGATCGGCAGCGCAAACGCCGCGGTCTCAAGGAGATCAAGGCGCAGCTGCTCGACGAGGTCCTGCCGACGATGATGAACGACGTCAAGAACGCCGCCGACGACCGCGTGGATCTGGTGGTCTACCGGGACCTCCACGCGCACTACGTGGCCGAGTGGCTCGGCGTGCCCGCGGTGCTCACGTCCCTGGAAGCCGACGTCGTCCCGTCGCGGTACTACCCGAGCGGGCTCGTTCCGGCCGGGATGAAGCTGCCGAAGCCACTGAACCTCTTGTCGCACAAGATCTCCGATGTTCTCGTGCGGTCCAGTGTGGTCACCAGGAGGACGTCGCGGTGGCGCGCGGCGGAGCTGGGCCTGCCGAGCAGGCGCGGTCAGTCGAACATGCTCGCCGCTCCCGGTGGCGGGCCGGTCACCGTGCTGAACGCGTTGAGCGCGCACCTTGCTCCGCCCGCGCCGGACTGGCCGAAATGGGTGCACACCACGGGTTTCTGGGAGCTGCCCACAGACCCGGCGTGGACGCCGCCGCGTGAGCTGGAGCGCTTCCTCGCCGAGGGGGAGCCGCCGGTCTTCGTCGGCTTCGGCAGCATCGCGGGCGCGGACCCGCGCGAGAAGGGTCGCATCGTGCGAGCCGCGATCGCCGCGGCGGGCGTCCGCGCTGTGGTCGTCGAGGGCGACGGAGGCGTGGTCATCGACGAGCCGGACCACAACATCCTCGTCCTGCAATCGGTTCCCTACGGCTGGTTGCTGCCGCGGGTGCGGGCTGCGGTGCACGCCGGAGGCACCGGCACCACGCACGCCGTCACAGCGGCGGGGATTCCTCAGCTGGTGGTGCCGTTCTACAACGAGCAAGGGGAGTGGGGACGGCAGCTGTCCGCCCTGGGGGCCGCGCCGGAGCCCGTCCGCCAGCGCGACCTGACCGTGGACCGGCTGACCGCGGCGCTCCGGAAGATCGCCCAGGACGAGCGGATCGCCTCCACCGCAAGGGAACTGGGGGAGCGGGTGCGCGCGGAGGACGGCACCGGTACCGCCGTGGCCCTGCTGGAGCGGGTCCACCACCGGACGAAGGAGGCCGTGTGA
- a CDS encoding DUF5682 family protein, with protein sequence MSFDALRTRLREAAAALADGPDALEGILLGIVDDVAHAEREPLEIFPVCHHSPASAVAMARRLRQKQPKVVYLELCEDMAPLLTELRNCRLPVAVQAFATEVDGFPAEWAPLSVVAPITEASAEYQAIAYALDTPGVELVLVDRSSDHVFQWDGPRTDSGAAEEESGLHGDAVGVEIGDLRPRFAELEEHLLHHGRVRHWSEWWHQYVELPLGDSDHDTYRQVMLLIGSLFRRLAPGDPRRVRVDEDRERYMWTRMREHLAASGIAAADALYVCGAFHAVSRVAEFGLHGSDTFEISPRSASTWQYGLIPSSHAAIEAQFGLAGGSVSIAATEWANNVKRTKVKAFRLVGQAGAKKPAKLPEPAPDAEPSDKLSGFLRRPPVLDRLDEAELLGWSVEIVRAARRNGYLASTADAIAVYETSILLAGMRDRAKPTPYDFQDAAITCIEKDTVPGRRDVRHLVEIMMGGDRIGQVGYDALPPLARDVHDRLAPLNLKLDQRGVRRALLDIAGQPELKACSDVLWMLRYLMPHGAVRPIMGERRLGEQPIQESWDLALGTHQRSLIELGYEGVSVEQVLEQRLRRAAYDPQATAATVLKAVEDATLYLRSRRLADELGTRALEVLTTERSVDGAPEVLRRARRLLAYYRTSEPVLPQWIESFVKAGYAHYCTLLPTSFADEDATVHHVAAMLSFLFSMENLALSLGCDRTQLELAFAQSHPKEPQKVALLWAAQVHLGTLSRAELRARCDDLLGNPLVVPAYPRYLSGFVHALEPVPGLAEFVVEAVSNAFRLLPDPVLLPWLPTLISTLRSGGAELAPLLIREAGRIFPGRLAALDEWVPPWLAEPAPVVRRSAQRATLLAAHPATCDAVASLLGLDSAPSGAELVGRHPETAVAVEALLASR encoded by the coding sequence ATGAGCTTCGACGCGCTCCGCACCCGGTTGCGGGAGGCCGCCGCCGCGCTCGCCGACGGGCCCGACGCGCTGGAGGGCATCCTCCTGGGCATCGTCGACGACGTCGCCCACGCCGAGCGGGAGCCGCTGGAGATCTTCCCGGTCTGCCACCACTCCCCCGCCTCGGCCGTGGCGATGGCGCGGCGGCTGCGGCAGAAGCAGCCGAAGGTCGTCTACCTGGAGCTGTGCGAGGACATGGCTCCGCTGCTGACCGAGCTGCGCAACTGCCGGCTTCCCGTTGCCGTGCAGGCATTCGCCACCGAGGTGGACGGGTTCCCGGCCGAGTGGGCGCCGCTGTCGGTGGTCGCGCCGATCACCGAGGCGTCGGCCGAGTACCAGGCGATCGCGTACGCGCTGGACACGCCCGGCGTCGAGCTGGTGCTCGTCGACCGCTCATCCGACCACGTCTTCCAGTGGGACGGGCCCAGGACGGATTCCGGTGCCGCGGAAGAGGAGTCCGGCCTGCACGGCGACGCGGTCGGTGTGGAGATCGGTGACCTGCGGCCGCGCTTCGCCGAGCTGGAGGAGCACCTGCTGCACCACGGCCGCGTGCGGCACTGGTCGGAGTGGTGGCACCAGTACGTCGAGCTGCCGCTCGGCGACAGCGACCACGACACCTACCGCCAGGTGATGCTGTTGATCGGCAGCCTGTTCCGGCGGCTCGCCCCCGGCGATCCGCGCCGGGTCCGGGTGGACGAGGACCGCGAGCGCTACATGTGGACGCGGATGCGCGAACACCTTGCCGCATCGGGGATCGCCGCGGCCGACGCGCTCTACGTCTGCGGCGCGTTCCACGCGGTCAGCCGGGTCGCCGAGTTCGGGCTGCACGGCAGCGACACCTTCGAGATCAGCCCGCGCAGCGCGAGCACGTGGCAGTACGGGCTGATCCCGTCCAGTCACGCGGCGATCGAAGCGCAGTTCGGGCTCGCCGGGGGCTCGGTGTCGATCGCCGCGACGGAATGGGCGAACAACGTCAAGCGCACCAAGGTGAAAGCCTTCCGGCTGGTCGGGCAGGCGGGGGCGAAGAAGCCCGCGAAGCTGCCCGAACCCGCGCCGGACGCCGAGCCCTCGGACAAGCTCTCCGGCTTCCTGCGGCGACCACCGGTCCTCGACCGCCTGGACGAGGCCGAACTGCTCGGCTGGTCGGTGGAGATCGTGCGGGCGGCGCGGCGCAACGGCTACCTCGCCTCCACCGCCGACGCGATCGCGGTCTACGAGACCTCGATCCTGCTGGCCGGGATGCGGGACCGGGCCAAGCCGACGCCGTACGACTTCCAGGACGCGGCGATCACCTGCATCGAGAAGGACACCGTCCCCGGTCGCCGCGACGTGCGGCACCTCGTCGAGATCATGATGGGCGGCGACCGGATCGGCCAGGTCGGCTATGACGCGCTGCCGCCATTGGCCCGCGACGTGCACGACCGGCTGGCGCCGCTGAACCTCAAGCTCGACCAGCGCGGGGTGCGGCGGGCGCTGCTGGACATCGCCGGGCAACCGGAGCTGAAGGCGTGCTCGGACGTGCTGTGGATGTTGCGGTACCTGATGCCGCACGGCGCGGTGCGACCGATCATGGGTGAGCGACGGCTCGGTGAACAGCCGATCCAGGAGTCGTGGGACCTGGCCCTGGGCACTCACCAGCGTTCGCTGATCGAGCTCGGTTACGAGGGCGTCAGTGTCGAGCAGGTCCTGGAGCAACGACTCCGCCGCGCCGCGTACGACCCGCAGGCGACCGCCGCGACCGTCCTGAAGGCGGTCGAGGACGCGACGCTGTACCTGCGCAGCCGACGCCTCGCCGACGAGCTGGGCACGCGGGCGCTGGAGGTGCTCACAACCGAGCGCAGCGTCGACGGTGCCCCGGAGGTGCTGCGGCGGGCACGGCGGTTGCTCGCGTACTACCGGACCAGCGAACCCGTTCTGCCGCAATGGATCGAGTCCTTCGTCAAGGCAGGCTACGCGCACTACTGCACGTTGCTGCCGACCTCGTTCGCCGACGAGGACGCGACCGTGCACCACGTCGCGGCGATGCTGAGCTTCCTGTTCAGCATGGAGAACCTGGCGCTGTCGCTGGGGTGCGATCGCACGCAGCTGGAGCTGGCGTTCGCGCAGTCGCACCCGAAGGAGCCGCAGAAGGTGGCGCTGTTGTGGGCCGCGCAGGTGCACCTCGGGACGCTTTCCCGGGCGGAGCTGCGGGCGCGGTGCGACGACCTGCTCGGCAATCCCTTGGTGGTGCCCGCGTATCCGCGCTACCTCAGCGGGTTCGTGCACGCACTGGAGCCGGTGCCGGGGCTGGCCGAGTTCGTGGTGGAGGCGGTGTCCAACGCGTTCCGGTTGCTGCCCGACCCGGTGCTGCTGCCCTGGCTCCCGACGCTGATCAGCACCCTGCGCTCGGGTGGTGCCGAGCTGGCCCCACTGCTCATCCGAGAGGCCGGGCGGATCTTCCCCGGCCGGCTCGCCGCCCTGGACGAGTGGGTGCCGCCGTGGCTGGCCGAGCCCGCGCCCGTGGTGCGGCGGTCCGCACAGCGCGCCACGCTGCTCGCCGCGCATCCCGCGACGTGTGACGCGGTGGCGAGCCTGCTCGGGCTGGACAGTGCCCCGTCGGGCGCGGAACTGGTCGGCCGCCATCCGGAGACCGCCGTCGCAGTGGAGGCGCTGTTGGCTAGCCGCTGA